Proteins encoded together in one Musa acuminata AAA Group cultivar baxijiao chromosome BXJ3-6, Cavendish_Baxijiao_AAA, whole genome shotgun sequence window:
- the LOC135640738 gene encoding elicitor-responsive protein 1-like, protein MSTGELKVLLVDATGLKGADYVGSISPYVVIQYNNHELKSRTAHDQGGDPVWNETFAFPVSSSPVDNPIQHKLILRIMDADTYTEDDFIGQATVHLGNVIALGTEEGFAELEPAKYRVVLEDESYCGEIEVGVRFTTQGALIFVKFPRKLVEGLETS, encoded by the exons atgagcACAGGAGAGCTGAAAGTGTTGCTGGTTGATGCCACCGGACTAAAAGGAGCTGACTATGTAG GCAGTATAAGTCCTTATGTGGTAATTCAGTACAACAATCATGAGCTTAAGAGCAGAACTGCTCATG ATCAAGGTGGGGATCCCGTATGGAATGAGACATTCGCATTCCCGGTGTCCTCCTCACCAGTGGACAATCCCATTCAACACAAGCTCATACTCAGAATCATGGACGCTGACACCTACACAGAAGATGACTTCATTGGACAGGCAAC GGTTCATCTGGGAAATGTGATTGCTTTGGGCACGGAAGAGGGGTTTGCAGAACTAGAACCAGCCAAGTACAGGGTTGTTCTTGAAGATGAGAGTTACTGTGGTGAGATAGAAGTTGGTGTCAGGTTTACAACACAG GGTGCTTTAATCTTTGTCAAGTTTCCAAGAAAACTTGTTGAAGGATTGGAAACAAGCTAG
- the LOC135581891 gene encoding elicitor-responsive protein 1-like isoform X1, which yields MSKGELEVLLVDAKGLAGADVIGKIDPYVVIQYRDQERKSRIARNQGRNPIWNQTLKFPVYSSAINNPIQHKLTLRIMDYDTVTADDFIGHATIHVGEVIASGMEKGIAELPPTKYRVVLEDKRYHGAIRVGVTFRTMVSCMPNS from the exons ATGAGCAAAGGAGAGTTGGAGGTGTTGCTGGTTGATGCCAAGGGACTAGCAGGAGCTGACGTTATAG GGAAGATAGATCCTTATGTGGTGATTCAGTACAGGGATCAAGAGCGCAAGAGCAGAATTGCTCGAA ATCAAGGAAGGAACCCTATCTGGAATCAGACATTAAAGTTCCCAGTGTACTCCTCAGCAATCAACAATCCCATTCAACACAAGCTCACACTCAGAATCATGGACTATGACACCGTCACAGCTGACGACTTCATTGGACACGCAAC GATTCATGTGGGGGAAGTGATTGCTTCGGGGATGGAGAAGGGGATTGCAGAACTACCACCAACCAAGTACAGGGTTGTCCTCGAAGATAAGCGTTATCATGGTGCGATAAGAGTTGGTGTCACGTTTAGAACGATGGTAAGCTGCATGCCAAACTCTTGA
- the LOC103986995 gene encoding laccase-4, protein MASSVLMGALFLSSMVVFAFPDDARAEHAGTTRHYSFDIRMANVSRLCATKSILTVNGEFPGPRIVAREGDRVVVKVSNHVPHNVTIHWHGVRQLRSGWADGPAYVTQCPIQTGHNYVYNFTVVGQRGTLFWHAHVSWLRATLYGPIIILPKHGVPYPFAKPYKEVPIIFGEWWKADTEAIISQALQTGGGPNVSDAYTINGLPGPLYNCSAKDTFKLKVKPGKTYLLRLINAAVNDELFFSIANHSVTVIEVDAVYVKPFDAETIVISPGQTTNVLLHAKPTYPSATFFMMARPYATGSGTFDNSTVAAVLEYRKPYSSSAAGFDKNLPLYKPTLPAFNDTSSAANFTGKLRSLATALFPANVPQTVDRRFFFTVGLGTRPCPKNQTCQGPNGTMFAAAVNNISFVSPTTALLQAHFTGKSSGVYTPDFPVVPLMPFNYTGAPPNNTMVSNGTKLVVLPFNTSVELVMQDTSVLGAESHPLHLHGYNFFVVGQGFGNYDPVNDPAKFNLVDPVERNTIGVTAGGWVAIRFLADNPGVWFMHCHIEAHMSWGLRMAWLVLNGRLPNQTLPPPPSDLPKC, encoded by the exons ATGGCTTCCTCAGTTCTCATGGGAGCCTTGTTCTTGTCATCCATGGTTGTGTTTGCGTTTCCAGATGATGCACGAGCCGAGCACGCTGGCACGACCAGGCACTACAGCTTCGAC ATACGAATGGCAAATGTGAGCAGGCTCTGCGCCACAAAGAGCATCTTGACCGTCAACGGGGAGTTCCCGGGGCCGAGGATCGTGGCCAGAGAAGGCGACCGCGTCGTCGTCAAGGTGTCCAACCATGTACCGCACAACGTCACCATTCATTG GCATGGCGTCCGGCAGCTGCGGAGCGGGTGGGCGGACGGGCCGGCGTACGTGACCCAGTGCCCGATTCAGACAGGGCACAACTACGTCTACAACTTCACGGTGGTGGGACAGAGAGGGACCCTCTTCTGGCACGCCCACGTTTCATGGCTGAGGGCCACCCTCTACGGCCCGATCATCATCCTCCCCAAGCATGGCGTTCCCTACCCGTTCGCCAAACCCTACAAAGAAGTCCCCATCATCTTCG GTGAGTGGTGGAAGGCTGACACAGAGGCCATCATCAGCCAGGCACTTCAGACAGGCGGCGGCCCTAATGTTTCAGATGCCTACACGATCAATGGCCTCCCAGGTCCCCTGTACAACTGTTCGGCTAAAG ATACATTCAAGCTCAAGGTGAAGCCAGGAAAGACGTACCTCCTGCGCCTGATCAACGCTGCTGTCAATGACGAGCTCTTCTTCAGTATCGCCAACCATTCTGTCACCGTCATCGAAGTCGATGCCGTCTACGTGAAGCCCTTCGACGCCGAGACTATCGTGATATCACCGGGCCAGACGACCAACGTCCTCCTCCATGCCAAGCCTACTTACCCCAGCGCCACCTTCTTCATGATGGCCAGGCCTTACGCCACTGGATCCGGCACGTTCGACAACTCCACGGTCGCCGCCGTGCTCGAGTACCGAAAGCCCTACAGTTCATCCGCCGCCGGCTTTGACAAGAACCTCCCGCTCTACAAGCCGACCCTTCCAGCATTCAATGACACTTCTTCCGCCGCAAACTTCACCGGCAAGTTACGTAGTCTGGCAACAGCTCTGTTTCCGGCGAACGTGCCGCAAACCGTGGACCGACGCTTCTTCTTCACGGTTGGGCTCGGGACGAGACCGTGCCCGAAGAACCAGACGTGCCAAGGGCCCAACGGCACCATGTTCGCCGCCGCCGTCAACAACATCTCGTTCGTGTCGCCCACGACGGCTCTCCTCCAGGCACACTTCACCGGGAAGTCCAGCGGCGTCTACACCCCGGACTTCCCTGTCGTCCCCCTGATGCCGTTCAACTACACCGGAGCTCCGCCGAACAACACGATGGTGAGCAATGGGACCAAGTTGGTGGTGCTTCCGTTCAACACCAGCGTCGAGTTGGTGATGCAGGACACCAGCGTTCTAGGGGCGGAGAGCCACCCGCTACACCTCCATGGCTACAACTTCTTCGTCGTCGGGCAAGGGTTCGGCAACTACGATCCAGTGAACGACCCCGCCAAGTTTAACCTGGTGGATCCGGTGGAGAGGAACACCATCGGCGTTACGGCCGGCGGTTGGGTGGCCATCAGATTCTTGGCCGACAATCCAG GTGTGTGGTTCATGCACTGTCACATTGAGGCTCACATGAGTTGGGGGTTGAGGATGGCATGGCTGGTCTTGAATGGAAGACTGCCGAACCAGACACTGCCACCTCCACCGTCGGATCTTCCCAAATGCTAA
- the LOC135640241 gene encoding transcription factor MYB3R-2-like isoform X2 produces the protein MKIQQSCVENKQSAVASISSLSEGRFGLSRVSPAVSSPPTSLPSRRRTSGPTRRAKSGWTPQDDETLRKAVEAYKGRCWKKIAESFPDRTEVQCLHRWQKVLNPELIKGPWSPEEDEKLTSLVAKYGPKKWSVIANSLPGRIGKQCRERWHNHLNPTINKDAWTEEEELALLNAHHIRGNKWAEIAKVLPGRTHNSIKNHWNCSLKKKLDFFLETGKLPKVVKPKMLNGSKEIVGSASSTYSGLPTGLCRLEDQKNWLELSTVQEYNAEAVNNSTVESSMLTPLSDICTISDLGTESAECSNTGENDQLNDTSAPSLHPAAPSLLGALFCKPPLPEDVCHSKDSALFTSYDSTQQSHCSVIVKQSNGYLTPPSVTSNNGVFCVKSILKNAARSYPHTPSIFMRTKRNAEASLASDSTSQKSRAKFLDSSDNVETTNTSVSKFSTSPCSRGAILFNGKNFNVSPPYRLRSKRTAIIKSVEKQLDFAFEETNCDGEDSWRLCQVQGQKM, from the exons ATGAAGATACAGCAGAGTTGTGTTGAGAACAAGCAATCAGCTGTAGCCTCAATCTCATCCCTGTCGGAGGGAAGGTTTGGTTTGTCTAGGGTGTCGCCTGCCGTTTCTAGTCCACCGACATCTTTGCCGTCGAGGAG GAGAACTAGTGGTCCTACAAGGCGAGCTAAGAGTGGTTGGACACCGCAGGAT GATGAGACATTACGGAAAGCTGTTGAAGCTTACAAAGGAAGATGTTGGAAGAAAATAG CTGAATCTTTTCCTGATAGAACGGAAGTTCAATGTCTTCATCGGTGGCAAAAAGTTCTCAATCCTGAACTTATTAAAGGTCCATGGAGCCCAGAG GAAgatgagaaactcacaagtcttgtAGCAAAGTATGGGCCAAAAAAATGGTCTGTCATTGCAAACTCTCTTCCTGGTCGAATTGGGAAGCAATGTCGGGAGAG GTGGCATAATCATTTAAATCCTACGATAAATAAAGATGCTTGGACTGAAGAGGAAGAACTTGCCCTCTTGAATGCCCATCATATACGTGGTAATAAATGGGCAGAAATTGCAAAGGTCTTACCTGGAAG GACTCACAACTCAATTAAGAATCACTGGAATTGTTCCTTAAAGAAAAAGTTAGATTTCTTTTTGGAAACTGGTAAGCTTCCAAAAGTTGTAAAACCTAAGATGCTTAATGGCTCAAAGGAAATAGTTGGATCAGCCAGTTCCACGTATTCTGGTCTGCCTACTGGACTATGTAGATTGGAAGATCAAAAAAATTGGTTGGAACTGTCAACAGTTCAAGAATATAATGCTGAAGCTGTTAATAATTCTACTGTTGAAAGCAGTATGCTCACTCCGCTATCTGATATCTGCACTATATCTGATTTGGGAACAGAGTCGGCAGAATGTAGTAACACAGGTGAGAATGATCAATTGAATGATACATCTGCACCATCATTGCACCCGGCAGCTCCTAGTCTCCTTGGTGCTCTCTTTTGTAAGCCACCTCTGCCAGAAGATGTTTGCCATTCCAAAGATTCTGCTCTCTTCACCTCATATGACTCTACACAACAATCACACTGCTCGGTGATTGTGAAACAGTCCAACGGTTATCTGACTCCTCCCTCTGTAACCAGTAATAATGGAGTTTTCTGTGTTAAATCCATATTAAAAAATGCAGCTAGAAGTTACCCACACACTCCCTCTATCTTCATGAGGACAAAAAGGAATGCAGAAGCATCCCTTGCTTCTGATAGTACTTCACAGAAAAGTAGGGCAAAATTTCTGGACAGTTCTGATAATGTGGAGACAACCAACACCTCAGTGTCAAAATTCAGTACGAGTCCTTGTAGTAGAGGGGCCATATTATTCAATGGGAAGAACTTCAATGTTTCTCCTCCATACAGGTTGAGGTCCAAAAGAACTGCAATTATCAAATCTGTTGAGAAGCAGCTTGATTTTGCATTTGAGGAAACTAATTGTGATG GAGAGGACTCATGGAGGCTTTGTCAAGTGCAAGGACAGAAAATGTAG
- the LOC135581891 gene encoding elicitor-responsive protein 1-like isoform X2: protein MSKGELEVLLVDAKGLAGADVIGKIDPYVVIQYRDQERKSRIARNQGRNPIWNQTLKFPVYSSAINNPIQHKLTLRIMDYDTVTADDFIGHATIHVGEVIASGMEKGIAELPPTKYRVVLEDKRYHGAIRVGVTFRTMVEED, encoded by the exons ATGAGCAAAGGAGAGTTGGAGGTGTTGCTGGTTGATGCCAAGGGACTAGCAGGAGCTGACGTTATAG GGAAGATAGATCCTTATGTGGTGATTCAGTACAGGGATCAAGAGCGCAAGAGCAGAATTGCTCGAA ATCAAGGAAGGAACCCTATCTGGAATCAGACATTAAAGTTCCCAGTGTACTCCTCAGCAATCAACAATCCCATTCAACACAAGCTCACACTCAGAATCATGGACTATGACACCGTCACAGCTGACGACTTCATTGGACACGCAAC GATTCATGTGGGGGAAGTGATTGCTTCGGGGATGGAGAAGGGGATTGCAGAACTACCACCAACCAAGTACAGGGTTGTCCTCGAAGATAAGCGTTATCATGGTGCGATAAGAGTTGGTGTCACGTTTAGAACGATG GTGGAAGAAGATTGA
- the LOC135640740 gene encoding glucan endo-1,3-beta-glucosidase-like has protein sequence MAPPPQQPCKLYADILILFVLILFSSASAVSGLSIGVNYGTIADNLPPPPQVAAFLKDHTIIDRIKLYDANPDIIRAFAGTPISVTITAPNGEIPSFASSREAADAWVAAAPFVPATRITLVLVGNEILNTGDAGLMERLVPAMVSLSGALSAAGFHRIRVSTPHSMGILSSSDPPSSGRFIRGYDRSVFAPMLAFHRKTRTPFMVNPYPYFNYNPASLAYTQFRPNRGKRDRVTGITYTNMFDAQLDAVHSAMEKLGYGDVAIAVGETGWPTVADNNQFGVSPADALAYNGNLIKHVNSGRGTPLMPNRTIETYIFALFNEDLKPGPLAERNFGLFKPDLTPLYDSGVMQTGPGGEAGRSHRKRGRGRGRGRAGRGMGNKWCVPKSDAGDAALQANINYVCSSGKVDCKPIQDGGACFSPNSLHSHAAYAMNAFYKAAGQHEFDCDFSGSAIITTTDPSKTHPKPLRITSH, from the coding sequence ATGGCGCCACCGCCTCAGCAACCTTGCAAACTCTATGCTGACATCCTCATCCTCTTCGTCCTCATCCTGTTCTCCTCCGCATCCGCTGTCTCCGGGCTCTCCATAGGCGTGAACTACGGCACCATCGCCGACAACCTTCCCCCGCCGCCCCAGGTCGCCGCCTTCCTCAAGGACCACACCATCATCGACCGCATCAAGCTTTACGACGCCAACCCCGACATCATCCGCGCATTCGCTGGCACCCCCATCTCTGTCACCATCACCGCCCCCAACGGCGAAATCCCCTCCTTCGCCAGCTCTCGCGAGGCGGCCGACGCCTGGGTAGCCGCCGCCCCGTTCGTCCCCGCCACACGCATCACCCTCGTCCTCGTCGGAAACGAGATCCTCAATACCGGAGACGCTGGCCTCATGGAACGCCTCGTCCCCGCGATGGTGTCGCTCTCTGGCGCCCTCTCCGCGGCCGGTTTCCACAGGATCCGGGTCAGCACGCCGCACTCCATGGGGATCCTGTCTTCCTCTGACCCACCGTCGTCCGGCAGGTTCATCAGAGGCTACGACCGGTCGGTCTTTGCCCCGATGCTGGCCTTCCACCGCAAGACGCGGACTCCCTTCATGGTGAACCCCTACCCCTACTTCAACTACAACCCCGCGTCGCTCGCCTACACGCAGTTCAGGCCCAACAGGGGAAAGCGCGACCGGGTGACGGGAATCACGTACACGAACATGTTCGACGCGCAGCTGGACGCGGTGCACTCGGCCATGGAGAAGCTGGGCTACGGCGATGTGGCGATCGCGGTGGGGGAGACGGGTTGGCCCACGGTGGCGGACAACAACCAGTTCGGGGTAAGCCCGGCGGACGCCCTGGCCTACAACGGGAACCTGATAAAGCACGTGAACTCCGGGCGTGGGACCCCGCTGATGCCGAACCGGACAATCGAGACGTACATCTTCGCGCTGTTCAACGAGGACTTGAAGCCCGGGCCACTGGCCGAGCGGAACTTTGGGTTGTTTAAGCCCGACCTCACGCCACTATACGACTCGGGGGTGATGCAGACGGGGCCAGGGGGAGAGGCGGGGAGGAGCCATAGGAAgagggggagagggagggggagggggagggcggGAAGAGGAATGGGAAACAAGTGGTGCGTGCCGAAGAGCGACGCCGGTGACGCGGCTCTTCAGGCGAACATAAACTACGTGTGCAGCAGCGGGAAGGTGGACTGCAAACCGATCCAGGACGGCGGGGCGTGCTTCTCGCCCAACTCCCTGCACTCCCATGCCGCATACGCCATGAACGCCTTCTACAAGGCGGCCGGGCAGCACGAGTTCGACTGCGACTTCTCCGGCAGCGCCATCATCACCACCACTGATCCCAGTAAGACGCATCCAAAACCCTTAAGGATCACATCTCATTAA
- the LOC135640241 gene encoding transcription factor MYB3R-3-like isoform X1, whose translation MKIQQSCVENKQSAVASISSLSEGRFGLSRVSPAVSSPPTSLPSRRRTSGPTRRAKSGWTPQDDETLRKAVEAYKGRCWKKIAESFPDRTEVQCLHRWQKVLNPELIKGPWSPEEDEKLTSLVAKYGPKKWSVIANSLPGRIGKQCRERWHNHLNPTINKDAWTEEEELALLNAHHIRGNKWAEIAKVLPGRTHNSIKNHWNCSLKKKLDFFLETGKLPKVVKPKMLNGSKEIVGSASSTYSGLPTGLCRLEDQKNWLELSTVQEYNAEAVNNSTVESSMLTPLSDICTISDLGTESAECSNTGENDQLNDTSAPSLHPAAPSLLGALFCKPPLPEDVCHSKDSALFTSYDSTQQSHCSVIVKQSNGYLTPPSVTSNNGVFCVKSILKNAARSYPHTPSIFMRTKRNAEASLASDSTSQKSRAKFLDSSDNVETTNTSVSKFSTSPCSRGAILFNGKNFNVSPPYRLRSKRTAIIKSVEKQLDFAFEETNCDGNAANANPLKMAVDSSSIFKSRNVLPII comes from the exons ATGAAGATACAGCAGAGTTGTGTTGAGAACAAGCAATCAGCTGTAGCCTCAATCTCATCCCTGTCGGAGGGAAGGTTTGGTTTGTCTAGGGTGTCGCCTGCCGTTTCTAGTCCACCGACATCTTTGCCGTCGAGGAG GAGAACTAGTGGTCCTACAAGGCGAGCTAAGAGTGGTTGGACACCGCAGGAT GATGAGACATTACGGAAAGCTGTTGAAGCTTACAAAGGAAGATGTTGGAAGAAAATAG CTGAATCTTTTCCTGATAGAACGGAAGTTCAATGTCTTCATCGGTGGCAAAAAGTTCTCAATCCTGAACTTATTAAAGGTCCATGGAGCCCAGAG GAAgatgagaaactcacaagtcttgtAGCAAAGTATGGGCCAAAAAAATGGTCTGTCATTGCAAACTCTCTTCCTGGTCGAATTGGGAAGCAATGTCGGGAGAG GTGGCATAATCATTTAAATCCTACGATAAATAAAGATGCTTGGACTGAAGAGGAAGAACTTGCCCTCTTGAATGCCCATCATATACGTGGTAATAAATGGGCAGAAATTGCAAAGGTCTTACCTGGAAG GACTCACAACTCAATTAAGAATCACTGGAATTGTTCCTTAAAGAAAAAGTTAGATTTCTTTTTGGAAACTGGTAAGCTTCCAAAAGTTGTAAAACCTAAGATGCTTAATGGCTCAAAGGAAATAGTTGGATCAGCCAGTTCCACGTATTCTGGTCTGCCTACTGGACTATGTAGATTGGAAGATCAAAAAAATTGGTTGGAACTGTCAACAGTTCAAGAATATAATGCTGAAGCTGTTAATAATTCTACTGTTGAAAGCAGTATGCTCACTCCGCTATCTGATATCTGCACTATATCTGATTTGGGAACAGAGTCGGCAGAATGTAGTAACACAGGTGAGAATGATCAATTGAATGATACATCTGCACCATCATTGCACCCGGCAGCTCCTAGTCTCCTTGGTGCTCTCTTTTGTAAGCCACCTCTGCCAGAAGATGTTTGCCATTCCAAAGATTCTGCTCTCTTCACCTCATATGACTCTACACAACAATCACACTGCTCGGTGATTGTGAAACAGTCCAACGGTTATCTGACTCCTCCCTCTGTAACCAGTAATAATGGAGTTTTCTGTGTTAAATCCATATTAAAAAATGCAGCTAGAAGTTACCCACACACTCCCTCTATCTTCATGAGGACAAAAAGGAATGCAGAAGCATCCCTTGCTTCTGATAGTACTTCACAGAAAAGTAGGGCAAAATTTCTGGACAGTTCTGATAATGTGGAGACAACCAACACCTCAGTGTCAAAATTCAGTACGAGTCCTTGTAGTAGAGGGGCCATATTATTCAATGGGAAGAACTTCAATGTTTCTCCTCCATACAGGTTGAGGTCCAAAAGAACTGCAATTATCAAATCTGTTGAGAAGCAGCTTGATTTTGCATTTGAGGAAACTAATTGTGATGGTAATGCGGCTAATGCCAATCCCCTTAAAATGGCTGTGGACAGCAGTTCTATTTTTAAATCCAGAAATGTCCTTCCAATCATATAG
- the LOC103986999 gene encoding kinesin-like protein KIN-10C — translation MANEASNSSAKHLASSIPSPVRVVLRVRPFLPSEIDSNGERSIPCVNLLDSDRGVGEEVTVHLKDQWTSRSECYKLDSFFGQGDRVGQIFQQEVSAVIPGVLRGLNATVFAYGATGSGKTYTMQGAEGEPGMITLAISAVLSSCENTEDCSVEISFFEIYMDRCYDLLEPKAKEIIAMDDKDGRVRLKGLSWAQIRSMDEFHEVFDTGVQRRKVARTGLNDVSSRSHAVLAIAVTNGAVKGKLNLIDLAGNEDNRRTCNEGIRLQESAKINQSLFALSNVIYALNNNQPRIPYRESKLTRILQDSLGGTSRALMIACLNPASYQEAVHTVSLAARSRKVVNYVGLASKKETPKVKVDMEAKLRAWLDSKGKTKSVQRMLGPCRTFVSKPPSSTIHSKKEGSICSSAKDVSKTKGRRLFDSEAPASTSMQESITSSDTTSKDQLLLSENLHPCEEDILAWCDIRQDDSAIIFKEEACQDYEQTLSNKIQLNLSQHGAPGPYMTSQDISIQVLPVCDKTRSDHYVAEINSLKTSNLLDTPFNKENVLLIPTDCMGSPAATERIKEVHNSLRKVLSPLSSNTTSISKLSDYCKNLILLDPKTPNTNYSKDDFRMNDTPLDKFKVSSSNLKETLVQEYLTFLNIASKEELLQLKGIGQKRAEYILELREETPNPMKSLSDLEKIGLSSKQVHDMFRRTAREIFA, via the exons ATGGCTAACGAAGCGTCGAACTCCTCCGCGAAGCATCTCGCCTCTTCGATCCCGTCCCCCGTGAGGGTGGTGCTGCGGGTGCGCCCCTTTCTACCTTCGGAGATCGACTCCAACGGCGAGCGCTCGATCCCCTGCGTTAACCTCCTCGATTCCGATCGCGGCGTCGGCGAGGAAGTCACCGTGCACCTGAAAGATCAATGGACCAG CCGGAGCGAATGCTACAAGTTGGACTCCTTCTTCGGCCAAGGCGATCGCGTCGGCCAGATCTTCCAGCAGGAGGTCAGCGCCGTGATCCCGGGTGTCCTCCGAGGGTTGAACGCGACGGTCTTCGCCTACGGTGCCACCGGGAGCGGGAAGACCTACACGATGCAG GGCGCAGAGGGCGAACCAGGGATGATTACATTAGCGATTTCGGCCGTCTTGTCCTCATGCGAGAACACGGAGGACTGTTCCGTGGAGATATCGTTCTTCGAGATCTACATGGACCGATGTTATGACTTGTTGGAGCCAAAGGCGAAGGAGATCATCGCTATGGATGATAAGGACGGAAGAGTCCGGCTCAAGGGACTCTCCTGG GCTCAGATACGCTCGATGGATGAGTTCCATGAAGTGTTCGACACCGGTGTTCAGAGGAGAAAGGTTGCACGGACGGGCCTCAACGATGTCTCGAGTAGGAGCCACGCAGTGCTTGCGATCGCTGTCACGAATGGTGCCGTCAAAGGGAAGCTAAATCTCATAGACTTGGCAG GTAACGAAGATAATAGGAGAACCTGTAACGAGGGAATCCGCCTCCAGGAGAGCGCGAAGATCAATCAGTCCTTGTTCGCCTTGTCGAATGTAATTTATGCTCTCAACAACAACCAGCCACGGATTCCGTACCGAGAGAGCAAATTGACCCGGATACTGCAGGATTCGCTGGGAGGGACGAGTCGTGCTTTGATGATAGCATGTCTT AATCCTGCCTCATACCAAGAGGCTGTCCACACAGTTAGTTTGGCTGCTCGAAGTAGAAAAGTCGTGAATTATGTTGGTCTGGCAAGCAAGAAAGAGACTCCAAAGGTGAAAGTTGACATGGAGGCGAAGCTACGAGCTTGGCTTGATTCGAAGGGAAAGACAAAGAGTGTTCAGAGGATGCTAGGACCTTGTCGGACATTTGTGTCCAAACCCCCGTCCTCCACAATCCATTCAAAGAAAGAAGGATCAATATGTTCTTCTGCAAAAGATGTCTCAAAAACCAAGGGGAG AAGACTATTTGATTCGGAGGCTCCAGCTTCAACTAGTATGCAG GAATCAATAACATCGAGTGATACTACTTCCAAGGATCAATTACTTCTAAGTGAA AATCTACATCCATGTGAAGAAGATATACTAGCCTGGTGTGATATTAGGCAGGATGACTCTGCAATCATTTTCAAGGAAGAGGCATGTCAAGACTACGAGCAAACTTTGTCAAACAAGATTCAGTTAAACCTCTCTCAG CATGGGGCACCTGGACCATACATGACTTCTCAAGATATCAGCATTCAG GTTCTGCCGGTCTGTGACAAAACCAGATCTGATCACTATGTTGCTGAAATCAATTCCTTGAAGACATCAAATTTACTAG ACACACCCTTTAACAAAGAGAATGTGCTCCTCATTCCTACGGACTGCATGGGATCACCGGCAGCCACTGAAAGGATTAAagaagttcataactctttaagaAAAGTTCTCTCACCATTGTCTTCAAATACGACTTCAATTAGCAAGTTGTCAGATTACTGCAAGAATCTTATTTTATTAGATCCAAAAACTCCTAACACAAATTATAGCAAGGATGATTTCAGAATGAATGACACTCCACTTGATAAATTCAAAGTATCCAGCTCAAACTTGAAG GAGACTCTTGTTCAAGAGTATTTAACATTCTTGAATATTGCTAGCAA